GGGACGCCGATGTGCTGATATGGGCGGCCTCGCAGATCGTTGCGGCCGAGAACAACGGCCTCACCACTTCGCGCTTTGTCCGGTTTACGCCTTACCATCTGTTGCGCGCCATCGGGCGGCCGACCGGCAACCATCAATACCGGCTTCTGAAAGCCGCGCTGGCGCGGCTGCAATCGACCGTCATCGCCACCACCATCCGCAACGGCCCGCATTGGCGTCGCCGGCAATTCTCATGGATCAACGAGTGGGAGGAAATGACGACGCGCGCCGGCCGCGTCGAGGGCATGGAGTTCGTCCTGCCCGAATGGTTCTACAACAGCGTCATCGACCGTTCGCTGGTCCTGACCATCGACCCGGCCTATTTCCGGCTGACTGGCGGCATCGAGCGATGGCTTTACCGCGTCGCCAGAAAGCACGCCGGGCACCAGCGCCACGGCTGGATTTTCGAGGTCGCGCATCTTCACAAGAAATCCGGCAGCCTCGCGCGGCCGTCCGACTTCGCGCTTGACCTGCGCCGCATCGCGGCCCGCCAGCCACTCCCCGGCTATCGGCTCCGGATCGAGCGGGAAGACGGCCGCGAGCTGCTGCGCATCCGCCCCGAAAAGCTGTCAACAGGCACTGTTGATAACCCTGTTAATGCCATCGGCAGATCAGGCGCACGGGGTATCGGCACATCAGGCGCACCACTATCGGCAGATCAGGCGCACGAACCGCAGCTAACACTTTGGCCTGAAACGCGGAATCCGACCGCTAACTTATCTAACAGAGAATCTAACTCTTTTTCTTTGACGCGCGCGCAGGCGAAGCCTGGTGCCGGTTCCTGCCCGAAGGGGCGAGCCATGACGGCCGCCGGGCTCGACGCGCTGCGCCCGCGCAGCCCCCAGCACATCACCGGAGACGAACAATGACCCGTCGCGCCCATCGCAGCGCGCACGGCCGTCCGCTGCCGGACGGACCTGCGCCCTTCACAACATTGGTCGAGCTGACCTTCGAGAAACGCAAGGTCGAGCACTGGATACGCTTCGGCCGCAAGAGCTACGAGCAGATCATCGACCGTCGCCGGAGTGTCGTCGGCTTCGCGCCGGGCAGCGTCTTTGCCTTCGTGCGATGGGCGAAGGGCGAGCACGGCACTGTCGTTTCGCGCATCGACATTGTGCGCGCCATCGGCCGGGGCGAGCCGTTCCAGACATTGCCCTTCGTGCGCCCCGGCGGCGAAATCCTGTTGCGCCTCGATAGCTGGCCCAAGGTGCAGCGCGCGCTTGCCGCCATCGACGCCGTGGAATCGCTCGGCCTCGATCCGGCCGATGCCTCGCCGGAGCATTGGCGACACGTCCACAACCGTTTGACCGCCAATCTGGAAGCGCACGCCTACACGCCCGAGCGACATGCCGCGTGGCTTCATCGCCGAAGGATCGACCCATGACGCGCCGCCGCACCCTCACGGTGACGGCGCTCGCCGTCATCGGCATCGCCGCCGCAAGCGCGGTCGAGACGCCATTGAGGCTCATCTGGAACGCCACCGCCAGCGCGCCCATTGGCTTCTACACCGTCGAGCCGGCAGACCGGATCGACGTGCCCGAGCTAGTCGCCGTCATGCCGCCCGAACCGCTCGCCGCGTTCATGGTCGAGCGCGGCTATAGCGCGCGAGGCGTCCCGCTCTTGAAGCGCGTCTTGGGCCTGCCCGGACAGCAGATTTGCCGCACCAACCGCACGATCACGGTGGACGGGATCGAGATGGGCGAGGCGCTGGAGCGTGACAGCCTCGGCCGCGATCTGCCCGTCTGGCAGGGCTGCCGCGTCATCGGCGACGGCCAGCTTTTCCTCATGAATTGGGAAGTCCGCGACAGCCTCGACGGCCGGTATTTCGGACCTATCCCCGCAGCTTCCGTCATCGGCCGGGCGGTCCCGCTCTGGACCGATGAGGAAGGCGTCGGCCGCTACGAGTGGCGCGCGCCGACCCACTAAACCACCCCCCGAGAACCAACCACAGGAGATTTCCATGGCAGAGATAGGCACCTTCACCCGCACCGAAAGCGGCTATGCGGGGGAGCTTCATTCGTTCGGCCTCCGCGATGAGCTGTTCATCGTCCCGGCCAAGCCGAGCGACGCAAAAAACGCGCCCGATTATCGCGTGCGCCTCGATAGCGAGGGCGGCCCGGACGCCGGCCCCGCATGGAAAGACTCCAGCGAGAACGCTGGCGACTTCGTGTCGATGCGATTGGAGGGGCCAATCTTCCCGTTCCCGATCCGCGCCAAGCTGTTCCAGTCCAACGACGATCCTTCGGTCTGGACCCTGCGTTGGAAGCACGCCCGGAAGATCGAGGACGAGGAATGACG
This genomic window from Paracoccus sediminicola contains:
- a CDS encoding replication initiator protein A, with product MLREDDHDPALPGEDSERSRLDPFVVATGDAPPRDQRDLMERPFFSLAKTPRNKPILYKAADIEVQVFGMPEHGMATIWDADVLIWAASQIVAAENNGLTTSRFVRFTPYHLLRAIGRPTGNHQYRLLKAALARLQSTVIATTIRNGPHWRRRQFSWINEWEEMTTRAGRVEGMEFVLPEWFYNSVIDRSLVLTIDPAYFRLTGGIERWLYRVARKHAGHQRHGWIFEVAHLHKKSGSLARPSDFALDLRRIAARQPLPGYRLRIEREDGRELLRIRPEKLSTGTVDNPVNAIGRSGARGIGTSGAPLSADQAHEPQLTLWPETRNPTANLSNRESNSFSLTRAQAKPGAGSCPKGRAMTAAGLDALRPRSPQHITGDEQ
- a CDS encoding DUF2840 domain-containing protein; its protein translation is MTRRAHRSAHGRPLPDGPAPFTTLVELTFEKRKVEHWIRFGRKSYEQIIDRRRSVVGFAPGSVFAFVRWAKGEHGTVVSRIDIVRAIGRGEPFQTLPFVRPGGEILLRLDSWPKVQRALAAIDAVESLGLDPADASPEHWRHVHNRLTANLEAHAYTPERHAAWLHRRRIDP
- a CDS encoding S26 family signal peptidase; translated protein: MTRRRTLTVTALAVIGIAAASAVETPLRLIWNATASAPIGFYTVEPADRIDVPELVAVMPPEPLAAFMVERGYSARGVPLLKRVLGLPGQQICRTNRTITVDGIEMGEALERDSLGRDLPVWQGCRVIGDGQLFLMNWEVRDSLDGRYFGPIPAASVIGRAVPLWTDEEGVGRYEWRAPTH
- a CDS encoding DUF736 domain-containing protein: MAEIGTFTRTESGYAGELHSFGLRDELFIVPAKPSDAKNAPDYRVRLDSEGGPDAGPAWKDSSENAGDFVSMRLEGPIFPFPIRAKLFQSNDDPSVWTLRWKHARKIEDEE